In Desulfobulbaceae bacterium, the genomic window TTACACCGTGCTGTCCGAGTGCTGGACCTACCGGCGGTGAAGGATTTGCTTTCCCGGCAGGAATCTGAAGTTTTATAAAACCTGCTATTTTCTTTGCCATTGTCTAAACTCCTATAATTATATAGTACTATCGTTTGTGGTGCCGTCAGCGCCGTCAATGTCACAAAACGCAACTCGACAGTATACGGCAATCGTAATTCATTTGTGGGGTAGGTTTACCCTTTGGTAACCTGAATATATTCGAGCTCTACTGGTGTTTCACGACCAAAGATACTTACCATTACTTTTACACGCCCCTTATCAGGGAACACCTCATCAACAACACCCTGAAAATTTGTAAAAGGACCATCAGTAACTCGTACAGTATCTCCTTCTTCAAAAGAGATTTTGGGCTTTGGCTTTAAGGCCCCATCCTTAATACGACCAATTATCTTTTCTGCCTCTTTCTCAGGAAGTGGATCCGGGTGTAAATCATTACCAATAAAACCGGATATTTTAGGTGTATCAGTCACCGTATGCCAGGTTTCGTCATTTAGCTCTACATTAACCAAAATGTAGCCAGGGAAAAATTTACGTGCGGATGTTTTTTTGGAACCATTTACCATCTCAACAACTTGTTCTGTCGGGATAAGGATATCACCAAA contains:
- the nusG gene encoding transcription termination/antitermination protein NusG; translated protein: MARSWYIVNTYSGFEEKAKTALLDRIKNANQEEFFGDILIPTEQVVEMVNGSKKTSARKFFPGYILVNVELNDETWHTVTDTPKISGFIGNDLHPDPLPEKEAEKIIGRIKDGALKPKPKISFEEGDTVRVTDGPFTNFQGVVDEVFPDKGRVKVMVSIFGRETPVELEYIQVTKG